TTCGACCGCATCACGAATCGCGTGCCGGAGAAACTCGCTTCGGGAGGTGTAGCCCTCCTCTTTCCACGCTGCATCGACGTCTTTCAGGAATTGCTCCGTCACACGGAGAGTCAGCGTCGTCGTCTCCGGGTCGTCGTTCCCACCCGAATCAGTTTCTGACATACGTCTGTGTTACGCATGCAGTACACAATTTACTGTCGGTCCCCTTTTCCCGCTCGGGTGCGCTTTGCGCACCACTCGCGGCAAAAACTTGGGGAAAAAGCCGCTCGCGCTTCGCGCTCGCGGTACGACGCCTCTTATAACCGCACCGGCACACCGCGCTCGTCCAGATACCCCGTTTCCACTTTTTCCCGCTCGGGTGCGCTTTGCGCACCACTCGCGGCAAAAACTTGGGGAAAAAGCCGCTCGCGCTTCGCGCTCGCGGTACGACGCCTCTTATAACCGCACCGGCACACCGCGCTCGTCCAGATATTCCTTGGTCTCCTGAATCGAATACTCTCCGAAGTGGAAGATCGAGGCCGCCAGCCCGGCGTCCGCGCCGGCGTCGGTGAACACCTCGTACATGTCCTCGGGGCCGCCACAGCCCGAGGAGGCGATTACCGGCGTCGAGACGGTGTCACAGACGGCCTTGGTGAGTGGGATATCGTACCCGTCCTTGGTCCCGTCGGCGTCGATAGAGTTGACGAACAGTTCGCCCGCGCCGCGCTCCTCGGCCTCCTCGGCCCACGAGATCACGTCGATATCGGTCCCCTCGCGACCGCCTTTCACCGTGCACTCGAACCAGCAGGATTCGCCGTCGACCTCGACGTAGTGGTCACCCTGCTCGTCGAAGCGGCGGCGGGCGTCGACGCTAATGACGATGCACTGGCTGCCGAAGGCCGCCGCGCCCTCCTCGATGAGTTCCGGCCGCTGTAGCGCACCGGTGTTGATCGACACCTTGTCCGCCCCCGCTCGCAGAGTCTCCTTGACGTCCTCGCGGGTGCGGATGCCGCCGCCGACGGTGAGGGGGATGAACACCTCGTCGGCGATGGACTCGACCACGTCCAGCATGGTCTCTCGGCCCTCGGCGGAGGCGGTGATGTCGAGGAAGACGAACTCGTCCGCTCCGGCCTCGTTGTACTTCTTGGCCATCTCGACCGGGTCGCCGGTGTACTCCAGATCCTCGAAGTTGACGCCCGTATACACCGCGGCGTTGCCCTCCTCGTCCAGGTCCACGTCGATACACGGAATGATCCGTTTGGTGAGGGTCATCTGATTGCGCGAGGCTACGGCACCGCCCGACAAAAGGCGTCTGATTCCCACAGGTCCGAGTCTAGATCGGTCGACCGCGGATCCGACACACCGAAGTAATCCGACTGTCAACGTCCTCGTATGAGCGACGATCACGACGAGGACCGGCCGGAGTACGACCCCGAGAGCCCGGATATTCCCGACGGGGAACCGCCACTGCGAAGCACCGCACCGCAGAGCGACTTCACGACGAGTCAGGTCGGCTTCGGAATCGTCGTCCTCGTAATCGGCCTCGCGATCACGTTCGGCATCCCGTTCCTGTTGTAGCGCCAATCTTTTTTCAGGCAGCCGAGTAGCCCGACCGAATGCGGAAGATCAACGAATCCGACCTCGACTGGACGGAGTACGACCACGAGGAGGCGACGTTCCACCGAAAGCACCTCGGCGAGGCCGTCGACGCCGAGGATCTGGGCTGTAGCCTCTACCAACTCCCGCAGGGCGAACGCGCCTGGCCCTACCACTACCACACCGCCAACGAGGAGGCGCTCTACGTGCTCTCGGGCGAGGGGCTGCTTCGTGCCGAGGACGGCGAACACGACCTCCGGGCCGGCGACTTCGTCACGCTCCCGGCCGACGAGTCCGGCGGGCACCGGGTCGTCAACGACGGCGACGATACCCTCCGTTATCTGGCGGTCTCGACGATGAACGAACCGGACGTGACGATCTACCCCGAGATGGAGAAGTTCGGCGTCTACGTCGGGTCCCCGCCCGGCGGGCGCGACGAGCGCACTTTCGAGGGGTACTATCCAACTGACGCGGAAGTGGAGTACTGGCCCGACGAGGAAGACGAGAACTGATTACGCCAGTTCGCGCTCGATGATCGACCGCAGGTCGCCGATCACGTCGGCCCCGTAGTGGAGCGTCTCGTCGTTCGCCGTCAGCGACAGCGCGCCCGAATCGTCGGCGGAGCCGACGCGCTCGACGGGCGCGATTCCCTCGAAGGCCGCTTCGACGGCGTCGGCGTCCTCTGTCTCGATCACGACCCGACCCGGCTGTTCGTGGAACAGGAGTTCGGCGGCGTCGGCGTCGCCCTC
This Halorientalis sp. IM1011 DNA region includes the following protein-coding sequences:
- a CDS encoding ribbon-helix-helix domain-containing protein, with translation MSETDSGGNDDPETTTLTLRVTEQFLKDVDAAWKEEGYTSRSEFLRHAIRDAVEHPGASRAMLADIAASEYAMRKGEGETYGRDEVVAMIDDDE
- the hisF gene encoding imidazole glycerol phosphate synthase subunit HisF encodes the protein MTLTKRIIPCIDVDLDEEGNAAVYTGVNFEDLEYTGDPVEMAKKYNEAGADEFVFLDITASAEGRETMLDVVESIADEVFIPLTVGGGIRTREDVKETLRAGADKVSINTGALQRPELIEEGAAAFGSQCIVISVDARRRFDEQGDHYVEVDGESCWFECTVKGGREGTDIDVISWAEEAEERGAGELFVNSIDADGTKDGYDIPLTKAVCDTVSTPVIASSGCGGPEDMYEVFTDAGADAGLAASIFHFGEYSIQETKEYLDERGVPVRL
- a CDS encoding cupin domain-containing protein, which gives rise to MRKINESDLDWTEYDHEEATFHRKHLGEAVDAEDLGCSLYQLPQGERAWPYHYHTANEEALYVLSGEGLLRAEDGEHDLRAGDFVTLPADESGGHRVVNDGDDTLRYLAVSTMNEPDVTIYPEMEKFGVYVGSPPGGRDERTFEGYYPTDAEVEYWPDEEDEN